From a region of the Enterobacter sp. JBIWA008 genome:
- the tsf gene encoding translation elongation factor Ts, whose amino-acid sequence MAEITASLVKELRERTGAGMMDCKKALTEANGDIELAIENMRKSGAIKAAKKAGNVAADGVIITKIDGNYGIILEVNCQTDFVAKDGGFQAFANKVLDAAVAGKITDVEVLKAQFEEERVALVAKIGENINIRRVSSLEGDVLGSYQHGARIGVLVAAKGADEELVKQLAMHIAASKPEFVKPEDVSAEVVEKEYQVQLDIAMQSGKPKEIAEKMVEGRMKKFTGEVSLTGQPFVMDPSKSVAQLLKEHNADVTGFIRFEVGEGIEKVETDFAAEVAAMSKQS is encoded by the coding sequence ATGGCTGAAATTACCGCATCCCTGGTAAAAGAGCTGCGCGAGCGTACTGGCGCAGGCATGATGGATTGCAAAAAAGCGCTGACTGAAGCGAACGGCGACATCGAGCTGGCAATCGAAAACATGCGTAAATCCGGTGCGATCAAAGCAGCTAAAAAAGCAGGCAACGTTGCTGCTGACGGCGTGATCATCACTAAGATCGACGGCAACTACGGCATCATTCTGGAAGTTAACTGCCAGACTGACTTCGTTGCTAAAGACGGTGGTTTCCAGGCATTTGCTAACAAAGTACTGGACGCAGCTGTTGCTGGTAAAATCACTGACGTGGAAGTTCTGAAAGCACAGTTCGAAGAAGAACGTGTTGCGCTGGTTGCTAAAATCGGTGAGAACATCAACATCCGTCGCGTATCTTCTCTGGAAGGCGACGTTCTGGGCTCTTACCAGCACGGTGCACGTATCGGTGTTCTGGTTGCGGCTAAAGGCGCTGACGAAGAACTGGTTAAACAGCTGGCAATGCACATCGCTGCAAGCAAACCAGAATTCGTTAAGCCAGAAGACGTGTCTGCTGAAGTGGTAGAGAAAGAGTACCAGGTTCAGCTGGACATCGCGATGCAGTCTGGTAAGCCAAAAGAAATCGCAGAGAAAATGGTTGAAGGCCGCATGAAGAAATTCACCGGCGAAGTTTCTCTGACTGGCCAGCCATTCGTAATGGACCCAAGCAAGTCTGTTGCTCAGCTGCTGAAAGAGCACAACGCTGACGTAACTGGCTTCATCCGCTTCGAAGTGGGCGAAGGCATCGAGAAAGTTGAGACTGACTTCGCAGCAGAAGTTGCTGCAATGTCCAAGCAGTCTTAA
- the rpsB gene encoding 30S ribosomal protein S2 yields MATVSMRDMLKAGVHFGHQTRYWNPKMKPFIFGARNKVHIINLEKTVPMFNEALAELNKISSRKGKILFVGTKRAASEAVKDAANSCDQFFVNHRWLGGMLTNWKTVRQSIKRLKDLETQSQDGTFDKLTKKEALMRTRELDKLENSLGGIKDMGGLPDALFVIDADHEHIAIKEANNLGIPVFAIVDTNSDPDGVDFVIPGNDDAIRAVSLYLSAVAATVREGRSQDLASQAEESFVEAE; encoded by the coding sequence ATGGCAACTGTTTCCATGCGCGACATGCTCAAGGCTGGTGTTCACTTTGGTCACCAGACCCGTTACTGGAACCCGAAAATGAAGCCTTTCATCTTCGGCGCACGTAACAAAGTTCACATCATCAACCTTGAGAAAACTGTACCAATGTTCAACGAAGCCCTGGCTGAGCTGAACAAGATCTCTTCCCGTAAAGGTAAGATTCTGTTCGTTGGTACTAAGCGCGCTGCAAGCGAAGCTGTGAAAGATGCTGCTAACAGCTGCGACCAGTTCTTCGTGAACCATCGCTGGTTGGGCGGCATGCTGACCAACTGGAAAACTGTTCGTCAGTCCATCAAACGCCTGAAAGATCTGGAAACCCAGTCTCAGGACGGTACTTTCGACAAGCTGACTAAGAAAGAAGCGCTGATGCGCACTCGTGAACTGGACAAGCTGGAAAACAGCCTGGGCGGTATCAAAGATATGGGCGGCCTGCCAGACGCGCTGTTCGTAATCGATGCAGACCACGAGCACATCGCAATCAAAGAAGCTAACAACCTGGGTATCCCGGTATTCGCTATCGTTGATACCAACTCCGATCCGGACGGTGTTGACTTCGTTATCCCGGGTAACGACGACGCAATCCGTGCTGTTAGCCTGTACCTGAGCGCTGTAGCTGCTACCGTTCGTGAAGGCCGTTCCCAGGATCTGGCTTCTCAGGCGGAAGAAAGCTTCGTAGAAGCTGAATAA
- the pyrH gene encoding UMP kinase, translating to MATNAKPVYKRILLKLSGEALQGSEGFGIDASILDRMAQEIKELVELGIQVGVVIGGGNLFRGAGLAKAGMNRVVGDHMGMLATVMNGLAMRDALHRAYVNARLMSAIPLNGVCDNYSWAEAISLLRNNRVVILSAGTGNPFFTTDSAACLRGIEIEADVVLKATKVDGVFTADPAKDPSATMYDQLSYSEVLDKELKVMDLAAFTLARDHKLPIRVFNMNKPGALRRVVMGEKEGTLITE from the coding sequence ATGGCTACCAATGCAAAACCCGTGTACAAACGCATTCTGCTTAAGCTGAGTGGCGAAGCGCTGCAGGGATCGGAAGGCTTCGGTATTGACGCAAGCATCCTTGATCGCATGGCACAGGAAATCAAAGAACTGGTCGAACTGGGTATCCAGGTTGGCGTGGTCATTGGCGGTGGCAACCTTTTCCGTGGTGCTGGTCTGGCGAAAGCGGGGATGAACCGCGTTGTGGGCGACCACATGGGTATGCTGGCAACCGTCATGAATGGCCTGGCGATGCGTGATGCACTGCATCGCGCCTATGTGAACGCCCGCCTGATGTCCGCTATTCCTCTGAATGGCGTATGCGATAATTACAGCTGGGCAGAAGCCATCAGCCTGCTGCGCAACAACCGCGTGGTGATCCTCTCCGCCGGTACGGGTAACCCGTTCTTTACAACCGATTCCGCCGCCTGCCTGCGCGGTATCGAGATCGAAGCCGATGTGGTACTGAAAGCGACCAAAGTAGACGGCGTGTTTACTGCCGACCCGGCAAAAGATCCTTCTGCCACCATGTACGATCAGCTGAGCTACAGCGAAGTGCTGGATAAAGAGCTGAAAGTGATGGATCTTGCCGCCTTCACGCTGGCTCGCGACCACAAACTGCCGATCCGTGTCTTCAACATGAATAAGCCTGGCGCACTGCGTCGCGTGGTCATGGGCGAAAAAGAAGGCACTTTGATCACGGAATAA